The following are from one region of the Streptomyces rubrogriseus genome:
- the hisC gene encoding histidinol-phosphate transaminase — MSETSPKLRAELEGIPTYKPGKPAAADGPVAYKLSSNENPYPPLPGVMETVTAAAASFNRYPDMACTSLMAELSDRFGVPLAHLATGTGSVGVAQQLIQATSGPGDEVIYAWRSFEAYPIITQISGARSVQVPLTPGEVHDLDAMADAITDRTRLIFVCNPNNPTGTVVRRAELERFLDRVPSDVLVVLDEAYREFIRDAEVPDGVEFYRERPNVCVLRTFSKAYGLAGLRVGFAIAHEPVAAALRKTAVPFGVSQIAQEAAIASLRAEDELIGRVGSLVCERTRVADALRAQGWTVPESQANFVWLRLGERTLAFANACEQAGVVVRPFAGEGVRVTVGESEANDIFLKVSEEFRKEL; from the coding sequence GTGAGCGAGACGAGCCCCAAGCTGCGCGCCGAGCTGGAGGGGATTCCCACCTACAAGCCGGGCAAGCCCGCCGCGGCCGACGGTCCGGTGGCCTACAAGCTGTCCTCCAACGAGAACCCCTACCCGCCACTGCCCGGAGTGATGGAGACGGTGACGGCCGCCGCCGCCTCCTTCAACCGCTACCCGGACATGGCCTGCACGTCGCTGATGGCCGAGCTGTCCGACCGCTTCGGGGTGCCCCTGGCCCACCTGGCCACCGGCACCGGCTCGGTGGGTGTGGCCCAGCAGCTGATCCAGGCGACCTCGGGCCCGGGCGACGAGGTGATCTACGCCTGGCGCTCCTTCGAGGCGTACCCGATCATCACGCAGATCAGCGGCGCGAGGTCCGTGCAGGTGCCGCTGACGCCGGGCGAGGTGCACGACCTGGACGCCATGGCGGACGCGATCACCGACCGTACCCGGCTGATCTTCGTCTGCAACCCCAACAACCCCACCGGCACGGTGGTACGGCGGGCCGAGCTGGAGCGGTTCCTGGACCGGGTGCCGAGCGACGTGCTGGTGGTCCTGGACGAGGCCTACCGGGAGTTCATCCGGGACGCCGAGGTCCCGGACGGCGTCGAGTTCTACCGTGAGCGGCCCAACGTCTGCGTCCTGCGCACCTTCTCCAAGGCCTACGGCCTGGCGGGACTGCGGGTCGGGTTCGCGATCGCCCACGAGCCGGTGGCGGCGGCGCTGCGCAAGACGGCGGTGCCCTTCGGGGTCAGCCAGATCGCGCAGGAGGCGGCGATCGCCTCGCTGCGCGCGGAGGACGAGCTGATCGGCCGGGTCGGCTCGCTGGTGTGCGAGCGCACCCGCGTGGCCGACGCGCTGCGCGCGCAGGGCTGGACGGTGCCGGAGAGCCAGGCCAACTTCGTCTGGCTGCGGCTGGGAGAGCGCACGCTCGCCTTCGCGAACGCCTGCGAGCAGGCCGGCGTGGTCGTCCGCCCCTTCGCCGGCGAGGGCGTGCGCGTGACGGTCGGGGAGAGTGAGGCGAACGACATCTTCCTGAAGGTGTCGGAGGAGTTCCGCAAGGAGCTGTAG
- a CDS encoding LacI family DNA-binding transcriptional regulator: MTAAGKHQVSRAETSRRGSRPGRAGIRDVAAAAGVSITTVSDALNGKGRLPDATRRHVREVADRLGYRPSAAARTLRTGKSGLIGLTVTTYGDEPFTFTEFAYFAEMARAATSAALARGYALVILPATSRHDVWSNVALDGTVVIDPSDHDPVVSELVRQGLPVVSDGRPAGSLPVTAWVDNDHEAAVLGILDHLADAGARRIGLLTGTTTDTYTHLSTTAYLRWCERVGQDPVYEAYPAHDPCAGAVAADRLLARPDRPDAVYGLFDPNGTDLLAAARRYGLRVPEDLLLVCCSESTVYASTEPPITTLSLKPRRIGTAVIQVLIDAIEGLHSDQPVEQVIPTELIVRTSSQRRPPRTTVSPPRSPEGE, from the coding sequence ATGACAGCAGCAGGGAAGCACCAGGTGAGCCGCGCGGAAACCTCACGTCGAGGCAGCCGGCCGGGCCGGGCGGGCATCAGGGACGTGGCCGCCGCCGCCGGAGTATCCATCACTACCGTCTCCGACGCCCTCAACGGCAAGGGCCGACTCCCGGATGCCACCCGGCGCCATGTGCGCGAGGTCGCCGACCGACTGGGCTACCGGCCCTCGGCCGCCGCCCGCACGCTCCGCACCGGCAAGTCCGGACTCATCGGCCTGACCGTGACGACGTACGGGGATGAACCTTTCACCTTCACCGAATTCGCGTACTTCGCCGAGATGGCGCGCGCCGCCACGTCCGCCGCGCTCGCCCGCGGCTACGCCCTCGTCATCCTCCCGGCGACGTCCCGTCACGACGTGTGGTCCAACGTCGCGCTCGACGGCACGGTCGTCATCGACCCCTCCGACCACGACCCGGTCGTCAGCGAACTGGTCCGTCAGGGCCTGCCCGTCGTCTCCGACGGCCGCCCGGCCGGCTCGCTGCCGGTCACCGCCTGGGTCGACAACGACCACGAGGCGGCCGTGCTCGGCATCCTCGATCACCTCGCCGACGCCGGCGCGCGCAGGATCGGCCTGCTCACCGGCACCACCACCGACACGTACACCCACCTGTCGACCACCGCCTACCTGCGCTGGTGCGAGCGCGTGGGCCAGGACCCGGTCTACGAGGCCTACCCCGCACACGACCCGTGTGCCGGCGCGGTCGCCGCCGACCGGCTGCTCGCCCGCCCCGACCGGCCCGACGCCGTCTACGGACTGTTCGATCCGAACGGCACCGACCTGCTCGCCGCCGCCCGCCGCTACGGTCTGCGCGTCCCCGAGGACCTGCTGCTGGTCTGCTGCAGCGAGTCCACCGTGTACGCCAGCACCGAGCCCCCCATCACCACCCTGTCGTTGAAGCCCCGCCGCATCGGCACCGCCGTGATCCAGGTCCTCATCGACGCGATCGAGGGGCTGCACTCCGACCAGCCGGTCGAACAGGTGATACCGACCGAACTGATCGTGCGTACCTCGTCTCAGCGGCGCCCGCCGCGTACGACGGTCAGCCCGCCGCGGTCGCCGGAGGGCGAGTAG
- the sppA gene encoding Ser/Thr/Tyr protein phosphatase SppA: MVEGSMTQGAGQGPEVERTATVRDFRVPAYVHETAPYAAPGTHAGESAPPPEEGLEEALPEGYTPTQRDLPVIRRGDTVQVTVDPAPAAAQQPSTGQGPLFVVGDVHGYLDELLAALREKGLVDDAGQWCAGTSRLWFLGDFTDRGPDGIGVIDLVMRLSAEAAAAGGYCKALMGNHELLLLGAKRFGDTPVNSGAGTATFQAAWLLNGGQKTDMDRLQDHHLQWMARLDAMEEVDDHLLVHSDATTYLDYGRSIEEVNDTVRETLTRNDAEEVWDLFRKFTKRFSFRDEGGADAVRSLLDTYGGTRIVHGHSPIPYLLGEVGSEDGEDDTRTVVEGPHVYADGLAIAMDGGVTMAGKLLVQQLPLDA; the protein is encoded by the coding sequence ATGGTGGAGGGGTCGATGACTCAGGGGGCCGGTCAGGGACCCGAGGTGGAGCGGACGGCGACGGTGCGCGACTTCCGGGTACCCGCGTACGTCCACGAGACCGCTCCGTACGCTGCCCCCGGCACGCACGCGGGCGAGTCCGCGCCGCCCCCCGAGGAGGGACTCGAGGAGGCCCTGCCCGAGGGCTACACGCCCACGCAGCGCGATCTGCCCGTCATCCGTCGGGGTGACACGGTTCAGGTCACGGTCGACCCCGCACCGGCGGCGGCGCAGCAGCCCTCGACCGGGCAGGGACCCCTGTTCGTCGTCGGCGACGTGCACGGCTACCTCGACGAGCTGCTGGCCGCCCTGCGGGAGAAGGGCCTCGTCGACGACGCCGGCCAGTGGTGCGCGGGCACCTCCCGGCTGTGGTTCCTCGGCGACTTCACCGACCGCGGCCCGGACGGCATCGGCGTCATCGACCTGGTGATGCGGCTGTCCGCCGAGGCCGCCGCGGCCGGCGGCTACTGCAAGGCGCTGATGGGCAACCACGAACTGCTGCTGCTCGGCGCCAAGCGGTTCGGCGACACCCCCGTAAACTCCGGCGCGGGCACCGCCACCTTCCAGGCCGCATGGCTGCTGAACGGCGGCCAGAAGACCGACATGGACCGCCTGCAGGACCACCACCTGCAGTGGATGGCCCGTCTCGACGCCATGGAGGAGGTCGACGACCACCTCCTGGTCCACTCGGACGCCACGACCTACCTCGACTACGGCCGCTCCATCGAAGAGGTCAACGACACCGTCCGCGAGACGCTCACGCGCAACGACGCGGAGGAGGTGTGGGACCTGTTCCGCAAGTTCACCAAGCGCTTCTCCTTCCGCGACGAGGGCGGCGCCGACGCCGTGCGCTCACTGCTTGATACGTACGGCGGCACCCGGATCGTTCACGGCCACAGTCCCATCCCCTACCTGCTGGGCGAAGTCGGCTCCGAGGACGGCGAGGACGACACCCGCACCGTGGTCGAGGGACCGCACGTCTACGCGGACGGCCTGGCCATCGCGATGGACGGCGGAGTGACCATGGCCGGAAAGCTGCTGGTCCAGCAACTTCCGCTGGACGCCTGA